The Haloprofundus salinisoli region CCATGTCCGGGAACGCCGCGGTGAAAGAGTACATGACCCGCGAGGTGTCGACCGTCTCGCCGGACGACACCGTCTCCGACGTCGCGCGCCGAATCGTCGAGAGCGACGGCCACAACGGGTTCCCCGTCTGTAACGGCCGGAAGGTCGAAGGGTTCGTCAACGCCCGCGACATCCTGATGGCCGACGACGACGCGCCCATCTTCACCGTGATGACCGACGACATCATCGTCGCGCACCCGGAGATGAAACTCACCGACGCCGCTCGGGTCATCCTCCGGTCGGGCATCCAGAAACTGCCCGTCGTCGACGACGCAGGTAACCTCGTCGGCATCATCTCGAACACCGACGTGATTCGGAGTCAGATCGAGCGCGCGACGCCCGAGAAGGTGGGGAAACTGATGCGGACGCTCGAACAGATTCACAACGTGCCGGTTCACGAGGAACGCCGACTGGTCTCCATCTCGTCGCTCATCCCGACGCAGGGACGGGTCTACGCCGACGAACTCGAAGGTCGCCGGTACGAACTCGAACGCGGCCTCGCCGAACCGCTCGTCGTCATCGACAACGACGGGACGCTCCTCCTGGCCGACGGTCACCACCGCGTGCTCGCCGCCGCCCGCTCCGAGATGGACGAGATGGACGCCTACGTCATCGTCGTCGACGACGTGGTGGAGCTCGGGATGCAGCGCACCGCCGAGAAGGAGGGGCTCTCTTCTATCGACGACATCGACATTGTCGACTACGCCCGCCACCCGCTCATCGAGACGACGAAGCGATTACAGTAGCTGAGAACGACCGCGTGTCGGCGTTTCCAAGTACCGGAGCAGTTTTGTCAGTCCGCTGTATTTCGAAGAGCGTGAGCGTCGGAATTATCGACCCCATGGGCGTCTTGATCGGACTCTACGCCGTCGCCACTGGGCTATTCTTCATCGCCCGTCCGCAGTCGATGTTCAGGATGCGTCACTGGCTGTCGGTGACCGGTGACTCGGAGTTGAGCGAGTTGGGCGTTCTCTGGTACCGAGCGAGCGGCGTCCTCGCTATCCTCTTGGGGCTCTGGTTGCTGTACGACTGGGGGAGACTCGGGCTCCTCGTGTCGCTGTGGCCGTGACGCCGTTCGATTCGCGGACGGCGGCGGGTCGTTACGGGCCCATCCGCCGATTCCGTCGCTCGAAGCCGATAATGAGCAGGCCGATGACCGCCCACGCGAGGATGGGAATCGGCCGCGACAGCGGCCACCACGAGGCGACCGGGAGCGCCGCGAGGACGACCGACACCAGCGCCACGACGAGGAAAAACAGTCCGACCGTCTCGTTCGGTCTCATCGTCTCACCGTCGGCCGCCGCGAGTAAACCGTCTTCGACACGCGGCGACCGGCGGCACCGAGCGGCACCGTCGAATCGCTCCCCGGCAAACGGTTAAGCCGTCGCCCCCGTCAGTTCCGGCGCTCCGGTTTCTTTCCCCGACGCAGGGGAGCGCGCTACTCCGCGAGTCGATTACCGCGGGGAGGCCGCTTTGGGGGTTTCCGGCGCTCGACGTGGCGGTGCTCGCGCTGACCGCCGTCGGCTACTCGGCTCTCGGCGCGTTCGTCTTCGGCCGGGCGAGTTACCGGGCGTGGCGACTCGGCGTGCTCGGACAGTACTGACGGAGGGAGCCGTTCACGGCTCCGGCGCGCCGAACGTCTCTCGCCACGCTTCGACGAGTTCGCGCGCTCTCTCGCGGGTGTCGACGGACTCGCGGCGATACGTCCGGCCCTCCGGTGCCTGTTCGAGTCGGTCGAGGCGAACGACCCACCGGCCCGCACCCGTCTCCCGCAGGCGGATCGTCGCCCATCCGTCGTCGCGTTTCCACTCGGTCAGTCGGTCCGTCGGGTCGGTTCGCGTCCAGCCCATACCCCCCGTTGGGCCGCCGCGACTAAATTACGGCGCTGTCCGACTGTCGCCGTCGGCGCTCGCGTTTACGTTGGAGTTAGCGTTCGCGCTGGCGAGCGGGCCGGTCTCGTGGCCGCAGGCCGGACACACCGCGTATCCGAAGCAGTCGTATTCGATGACGTCCGCTCGTTCGGCCGTTCCGCACGCGCTGCACTCGAAGTACGCCACCCATTCGAATCCCATGTACAGTCAGTGAACATGAATGTCCTTAGTTAATGAGTACCTGTCGAGACGGAGACGACGTTCTCTCGGGCGCAGAACCGGACGATGGCGGCGCGTCCGTGCGAAATTCGCACGGCGTTCGGTCGACCGAACGATAGGCGGTGTCTAATCGTCGCGTCGCCCCGAAGGTGGTGAAGCTCGAATGGGGATAGTCAATTCGGCGCCCAATCTGTAAAGGGGCGTAAAATCGACGAACGGCGACGAGTCGACAACCCCTCAAACAGTCGTTTACATCGGCAGGACTCGGGCGTTTGGTGACGGCGACATCAGACCCTCGTCGCCCAGTCGGACGACGGGGACGACAACGGAGGCGACAGGAACGACAACGGGACGACGGAAACGACCGCGGCGACGGCAACAGGTACGGTCGAGGCAACGAGAGGCGTCTAGGGGCGTCTAGAGGCGTCGAGAGCGTCGGCGGGGAGTGACCGACTGCGCAATCGTCTCGTGCTCTTCTTTTCGAACCCCTCCGACGCTACTCGCGGCATTTATCCATCCGCCGGGAGTATGTCAGGTATGCGCACGGCCGTACTCTCCGAAGACCTTCAGTTACAGATAGAGGAGCGCGGACGCCCCGAACCCGCCGCCGACGAAGTGTTGGTTCGGATGCGCTCGGTCGGCATCTGCGGGTCGGACGTCCACTACTACGAACACGGACGCATCGGCGACTACGTCGTCGACTCGCCGCTGGTGCTCGGCCACGAGAGCGCCGGCGAGGTGGTCGAAGTCGGGTCGGCGGTCGACGACCTCCGCGCCGGCGACCGAGTGACGCTCGAACCGGGCGTCCCCTGTGAGCGCGACGACTGCGAGTTCTGCCGCGCGGACGAGTACAACCTCTGTCCGGACGTCCAGTTCATGGCGACGCCGCCGGACGACGGCGCGTTCGCCGAGTACGTCGCCTGGCCCGCCGACTACGCGTATCGACTCCCCGAGTCGGTGTCGCTGCAGGCGGGCGCACTCATCGAACCGCTGTCGGTCGGCATTCACGTCTGTCGTCGCGCGGGCGTCGGCCTCGGCGACGCCGTCTACATCTCCGGCTGCGGCCCCATCGGACTGTTGGCGATGGAAGTCGCGCGCGTCGCCGGCGCGGAGCCGATTATCGCCGCCGACGTCCTGCCCTCGAAACTCGATCGGGCGCGCGAACGCGGCGCGACGGTCGTGAACGTCGCCGAAGAGAATCCCGTCGACGCCGTCGAGGAGGCGACCGGCGGCCGCCTCGCCGACGTGGTCATCGAGGCGTCGGGCGCGGGGCCGGCCATCGAGAACACTCTCGACGTGGTTCGCCGCGGCGGCACCGTCGTCCTCGTCGGCCTCGCCGCCGACGGCGTCGTCCCGTTCGACACCAACGAGATCATCGACAACGAACTCGACCTGCTGGGCTCGTTCCGCTACCGCCACACCTACCCGACGGCCATCGAACTGCTGGCCAACGAGCAGGTCGACGTCGAGGGGCTCGTCGACTTCGAGATGACGCTCGACGACGTCGACGAGGCGTTCCGGCGCGTCCAAGCCGGCGAAACGGTGAAAGGAATGATTTCGTTCGACTGAGGGGGGGTAAGAGAGTCGTCGAACGAAGGGAACTTAGAAGCGAGCGCGAAAGTGGAAGCGGCGGCACTCGACCGTGTGGGTCAGACACGACCTGTGCCGACTTCGAGACGACGGGTGGGTGTCTCCGACGAATCGAAACGCTCGCGGGTGTCTCACCTTGCCGGGTCTGTGGGAAACCCGGGCACTATACCCTACCCGTCCGTAGACAAAAAGCGAGGAGCCTAACTAGTTAGGTCAGCCGACGTTCTGGGAGACGCCATCGAA contains the following coding sequences:
- a CDS encoding CBS domain-containing protein, translated to MSGNAAVKEYMTREVSTVSPDDTVSDVARRIVESDGHNGFPVCNGRKVEGFVNARDILMADDDAPIFTVMTDDIIVAHPEMKLTDAARVILRSGIQKLPVVDDAGNLVGIISNTDVIRSQIERATPEKVGKLMRTLEQIHNVPVHEERRLVSISSLIPTQGRVYADELEGRRYELERGLAEPLVVIDNDGTLLLADGHHRVLAAARSEMDEMDAYVIVVDDVVELGMQRTAEKEGLSSIDDIDIVDYARHPLIETTKRLQ
- a CDS encoding DUF7543 family protein, which gives rise to MGWTRTDPTDRLTEWKRDDGWATIRLRETGAGRWVVRLDRLEQAPEGRTYRRESVDTRERARELVEAWRETFGAPEP
- a CDS encoding NAD(P)-dependent alcohol dehydrogenase codes for the protein MRTAVLSEDLQLQIEERGRPEPAADEVLVRMRSVGICGSDVHYYEHGRIGDYVVDSPLVLGHESAGEVVEVGSAVDDLRAGDRVTLEPGVPCERDDCEFCRADEYNLCPDVQFMATPPDDGAFAEYVAWPADYAYRLPESVSLQAGALIEPLSVGIHVCRRAGVGLGDAVYISGCGPIGLLAMEVARVAGAEPIIAADVLPSKLDRARERGATVVNVAEENPVDAVEEATGGRLADVVIEASGAGPAIENTLDVVRRGGTVVLVGLAADGVVPFDTNEIIDNELDLLGSFRYRHTYPTAIELLANEQVDVEGLVDFEMTLDDVDEAFRRVQAGETVKGMISFD